Proteins encoded in a region of the Mercenaria mercenaria strain notata chromosome 1, MADL_Memer_1, whole genome shotgun sequence genome:
- the LOC123535265 gene encoding protein lin-52 homolog, translating into MAANSNKETNLSDGGKWYENTPTDTDQLLSFEKLDRASPDLWPEQIPGVSEYAADKLPSSRTNSPPKWMADLENDDINLLQEFGSLTTSQLMEKVRGLQNLAYQLGLDEAREMTRGKFLQVLQKPKRN; encoded by the exons ATGGCGGCCAATTCGAATAAGGAAACGAATTTATCTG ATGGTGGAAAATGGTATGAAAATACACCTACTGACACAGATCAGCTTTTGAGTTTTGAGAAGCTTGATAGAGCGTCTCCGGATTTGTGGCCTGAACAAA tTCCTGGTGTGTCTGAATATGCAGCTGATAAACTG CCTTCATCACGAACAAACAGCCCGCCAAAATGGATGGCAGATTTAGAAAATGATGATATCAATTTATTACAAG aaTTTGGAAGTTTAACAACATCACAGCTGATGGAGAAAGTAAGGGGCTTACAGAACCTAGCATATCAGCTTGGGCTTGATGAAG CAAGAGAAATGACGAGGGGAAAGTTTTTACAAGTTCTTCAGAAACCAAAGAGAAACTGA